The Eurosta solidaginis isolate ZX-2024a chromosome 4, ASM4086904v1, whole genome shotgun sequence genome includes a window with the following:
- the LOC137248672 gene encoding diphthine methyltransferase-like has translation MKWLHTQSEDNPLLAAVNSFGQVELYEMKDDILRMISNLELNPIYDDILALSLDWRRLGCSTSQQFQILISDSKGGLNLIDYKPELGLKKVDTFSAHGFEAWTCAFYKWDINRIYSGGDDILLQAYDLRSSSRIFTNKSHNAGVTSLLSHSMREHLLLTGSYDEHLRIFDTRSMKAPLEQLNLGGGIWRLKADPFQGDRILAACMYHNFSIVQLSNEELIVPTIVGEYFAHKGICYGADWCRNIKCNENQDFYVATWSFYDHKLNVAHVKDAQLF, from the coding sequence ATGAAGTGGTTACATACTCAATCTGAGGATAATCCTTTATTGGCAGCTGTCAATTCATTTGGTCAAGTCGAATTATATGAAATGAAAGATGATATATTAAGAATGATAAGTAACTTGGAATTAAATCCTATTTATGATGATATATTAGCATTATCATTGGATTGGCGACGTTTGGGATGTTCAACAAGTCAGCAATTTCAAATACTAATCTCAGATTCGAAAGGTGGCTTAAACCTAATCGATTACAAACCAGAGCTGGGTCTCAAAAAAGTTGACACATTCTCAGCACATGGCTTCGAAGCATGGACATGTGCCTTTTATAAATGGGATATTAACCGCATTTACAGCGGTGGCGATGATATCCTCCTGCAAGCATACGATCTACGATCATCCTCCCGAATTTTCACAAACAAATCGCATAATGCCGGCGTTACTTCATTGCTTAGTCATTCAATGCGAGAACATTTATTACTAACTGGATCTTATGATGAACATCTACGCATATTCGATACGCGCTCAATGAAAGCACCACTAGAACAATTGAATCTTGGCGGTGGTATTTGGCGTTTGAAGGCCGATCCTTTCCAGGGTGATCGCATTTTAGCAGCTTGCATGTATCATAATTTTAGTATCGTGCAACTTTCCAACGAGGAATTGATTGTTCCCACCATTGTTGGCGAATATTTTGCACATAAAGGTATTTGCTATGGTGCAGATTGGTGCCGCAATATAAAATGCAATGAAAATCAAGATTTCTACGTCGCGACATGGTCGTTTTACGATCATAAACTAAATGTAGCTCACGTAAAGGACGCACAATTATTTTAA